The Chitinophaga flava genome has a segment encoding these proteins:
- a CDS encoding SusC/RagA family TonB-linked outer membrane protein — translation MKRSLFLCVSLLLLCCQVMLAQEKKAITGKIQDAKGNPIIGASIQEKGTTNGTTSDADGNYKLNVSSNATVIISSVGYLKQELPAGSHAVLNARLDDDTKGLSEVVVTAMGIKKDRRKVGYAISTVSGEDIVKSSPTNFASALYGRAAGVKIQSAPGGGTSAVNIKIRGLNSINGDNQPLIVVDGVPIRNDIVNNSGYWSDTRIRGNSLLDINPDNIADINILKGAAATALYGSSGSNGVVMITTKRGTKGRGLGVDVNYSYGVEQVGVTPDLQTTYGPGYDRATNKSSFGADDDGWIHMGTIDGKDAIRPIFRAYAQFGPKMEGQDVYWWDGQFRKYVSHKNNWKQFYRNGYSSIANVAISNASDKLTYRFSYTRNDYQGVQIGGKQQKNTFNFNTTYKITPKLTTDIVLTYVNEKVHNRPEQINRVTSNYGGFFSPADYMDVYMNKYKTSKGYKYVKFDDTSKDPAEAIKYSIRAYDYMDFLWKQLENSYDERSNRLLSSITLSYEIAKDLKLRGRIGNDFTGYSAETMNKAEFPLSFGESGAYSTNNNVYNIVYGDVLLSYNKQLSKNIGFSASAGYQARREENRFVGIGTNGGLTQENWFSLNASKNPISASSTYRQYYQQDGLFGTVSFDYKNFLFLEGTGRYERASTLAPGNNAYFYPSVSASLELTKALQLPSFVDYSKLRLSYGEVATAAGLYSSNVVYSGYTMNGVPALLPQSAYGNNNLKPERKHEVEVGWETKLLNNRLGFDVSYYNGTIKGQIINLTIPSSTGANSIWKNVGDLNNYGLEVALNGTPVTTRNFDWNMRATLGYNRNKLKSLMPGMDKLVLSNVDNGSLLVTARVGEAAGDIMGYKRKQDAQGNYMIDSKGYYIIDFDHQVKLGNIQADLTGGLANTLRYKNWNLDFLIDFRWGGQMISTSNYYGTGAGMYKSTLAGRDAEHGGVAYYVDGSGKNVAAGSGAPAGAKVYHDGVVLNGLTADGKKNETIIDAASYYLNTYSWGSWPGSGSSSTYEGAVFDNNFIKFRELSLNYTMPVKLRNKVKAQNLTVGVFGRNLFYLYKTLPNLDPEVGIGSSFVSQGIESGTTAASRTMGVNLRLSF, via the coding sequence ATGAAAAGATCGCTGTTCTTATGCGTGTCTCTTCTTCTGCTTTGTTGTCAGGTAATGCTGGCGCAGGAAAAGAAGGCAATTACCGGTAAAATACAGGATGCAAAAGGAAATCCGATTATTGGTGCAAGTATACAGGAAAAGGGTACTACCAATGGCACTACCTCTGATGCCGACGGGAACTACAAACTGAATGTATCGTCTAATGCCACAGTGATTATTAGTTCTGTTGGTTATTTGAAACAGGAACTGCCGGCAGGTAGTCACGCCGTACTGAATGCCCGTCTGGATGATGATACAAAAGGCCTGAGTGAGGTAGTAGTAACCGCCATGGGTATTAAAAAAGACCGGCGTAAAGTAGGTTATGCTATTTCCACAGTATCCGGTGAGGATATTGTTAAGTCTTCTCCTACCAACTTCGCCTCTGCTTTATATGGAAGAGCTGCCGGCGTAAAAATTCAATCTGCTCCCGGTGGCGGTACCAGTGCGGTGAATATTAAGATCCGCGGTCTGAACTCTATCAATGGTGACAATCAGCCATTGATTGTAGTAGACGGTGTGCCTATCCGTAATGATATTGTGAACAACAGTGGTTACTGGAGTGATACCCGTATCCGTGGTAACAGTCTGCTGGATATCAATCCGGATAATATTGCCGATATCAATATCCTCAAAGGTGCTGCTGCTACTGCGTTGTACGGTTCCAGTGGAAGTAACGGCGTAGTGATGATCACCACCAAAAGAGGTACTAAAGGAAGAGGTCTTGGTGTAGATGTAAACTATTCTTATGGCGTAGAACAAGTGGGTGTAACACCTGATCTGCAAACTACCTACGGTCCGGGCTACGACAGAGCTACCAATAAATCTTCTTTTGGTGCTGATGATGATGGCTGGATTCATATGGGAACTATTGATGGTAAGGATGCCATACGCCCTATCTTCCGCGCCTATGCCCAGTTTGGTCCTAAAATGGAAGGGCAGGATGTTTACTGGTGGGATGGACAATTCCGTAAGTATGTAAGCCATAAAAATAACTGGAAACAGTTTTATCGTAATGGCTACAGCTCTATTGCCAACGTAGCGATATCCAATGCCAGCGATAAACTGACTTACCGCTTCTCCTATACCCGTAACGATTATCAGGGTGTACAGATTGGTGGTAAACAACAAAAAAATACTTTCAACTTTAATACTACTTACAAAATCACTCCTAAGCTGACTACAGACATCGTACTCACTTATGTGAATGAGAAAGTACATAACCGCCCTGAGCAGATAAACCGTGTAACCTCCAACTATGGCGGCTTCTTCAGTCCGGCTGACTATATGGATGTGTACATGAACAAATATAAAACCAGCAAAGGATACAAGTATGTGAAGTTTGATGATACTTCCAAAGACCCTGCAGAGGCGATTAAATACAGTATCAGAGCTTATGACTACATGGATTTTCTCTGGAAACAACTGGAAAACAGCTACGATGAAAGATCCAATCGTCTGCTGTCAAGCATTACCCTGAGCTATGAAATAGCGAAAGACCTGAAGTTGCGCGGAAGAATAGGTAATGACTTTACCGGCTATAGTGCGGAAACCATGAACAAAGCTGAGTTTCCGCTGTCATTTGGTGAAAGTGGTGCATATAGTACCAACAACAACGTGTATAACATTGTATACGGCGACGTATTATTGTCTTACAATAAACAACTCTCTAAAAACATAGGATTCAGTGCCAGTGCAGGTTATCAGGCACGCCGGGAAGAAAATCGTTTTGTGGGTATTGGTACCAATGGTGGTCTTACCCAGGAAAACTGGTTTAGTCTGAATGCTTCAAAAAATCCGATCTCTGCCAGCTCTACCTACCGTCAGTACTATCAACAGGATGGTTTATTTGGTACTGTAAGCTTTGATTATAAAAACTTCCTGTTCCTCGAGGGTACCGGTCGTTATGAAAGAGCTTCTACACTGGCTCCTGGCAACAATGCCTATTTCTATCCCAGTGTAAGTGCTTCACTTGAACTGACTAAAGCACTGCAACTCCCATCTTTTGTGGACTACAGCAAACTGCGTTTGTCTTACGGTGAAGTAGCTACTGCTGCCGGTTTATATTCTTCCAACGTAGTATACAGCGGCTATACTATGAATGGTGTGCCTGCACTGCTTCCTCAAAGCGCTTATGGTAATAATAACCTGAAGCCGGAACGTAAACATGAAGTGGAAGTAGGCTGGGAAACCAAATTGCTGAACAACAGACTGGGCTTTGATGTATCCTACTACAATGGTACTATTAAAGGACAGATCATTAACCTGACTATCCCTTCCAGCACCGGTGCTAACTCTATCTGGAAAAACGTAGGAGATCTCAACAACTATGGTTTGGAAGTAGCGTTAAACGGTACGCCAGTAACCACCCGTAATTTTGACTGGAACATGCGTGCTACACTGGGCTATAACAGAAACAAGCTGAAAAGCCTGATGCCTGGTATGGACAAGCTGGTACTTTCCAATGTGGATAATGGTTCACTGTTGGTAACTGCAAGAGTAGGCGAGGCTGCGGGTGATATCATGGGCTACAAACGTAAGCAGGATGCACAGGGCAACTACATGATCGATTCCAAAGGTTACTATATCATCGATTTTGATCATCAGGTAAAACTGGGTAATATCCAGGCAGACTTAACAGGCGGCCTTGCCAATACACTGCGTTATAAAAACTGGAACCTCGACTTTCTGATAGATTTCCGTTGGGGCGGCCAGATGATTTCTACTTCCAATTACTATGGTACCGGTGCTGGTATGTATAAGAGCACTTTGGCTGGTCGTGATGCAGAACATGGCGGTGTAGCCTACTATGTAGATGGTAGCGGTAAAAATGTAGCAGCCGGAAGCGGTGCACCAGCCGGTGCAAAAGTATATCATGATGGTGTTGTACTGAATGGTTTAACAGCAGATGGTAAGAAAAACGAAACCATCATTGATGCGGCCAGCTATTATCTGAACACCTACAGCTGGGGTTCATGGCCTGGTTCCGGTTCTTCCAGCACTTATGAAGGCGCCGTATTTGATAACAACTTCATCAAATTCCGCGAACTGTCATTGAATTATACAATGCCAGTGAAATTAAGAAACAAAGTAAAGGCACAAAACCTCACAGTAGGCGTGTTTGGCAGAAACCTGTTTTATCTGTATAAAACATTGCCTAACCTGGACCCTGAGGTGGGTATTGGTAGCAGCTTTGTTAGCCAGGGTATAGAATCCGGTACCACAGCAGCTTCCCGTACCATGGGGGTGAATCTTAGATTGAGCTTTTAA
- a CDS encoding T9SS type A sorting domain-containing protein — MKKFITLFLLIAFISLQSRSQTIDYQTWSSTDCNVFASSKSVGGYSHLTNIGQPRYVGGIDKAIALECYTQSGQTKGTQYQVDYPFKRGFRYTFTVKASNVAGANSVPGYLRLQLNNIGSGNNTSCNGSQLIDAPMINNTSKSLIVGSDFWSDYVFDLPEQDNSFPYFQVAAIPTPNSGYQTILVRSITITEVAVNPDLVLSPTSVTTICGASSTHTFTLSNPYNVTGITSYQWNLGSASNGWLYNGAPAPQLISTTTNSITLTADGCRTATLSDVEVRPMKGSTPYPRPFKATATTKQPTNLSIAGPDNICLGSGSYYIANLPCNAVVTWSIPYGSPATLGCTSCPQTTLQSLTYGTFTLQASVQLPCNPTPIILQPKTVVSGLPTPFENIEYNPNDGVWTEPFMQLLGSSLRIKLPKLGDFSSYSWVIRGNSDPSFSFDDESGYFFRATFNSPQTTNPTGTVLFTTTHPVCGTYTLKLTFYKTPGASKMLQVEASPVPAANTLSVSLIEQQPAQAITLRKNTTTNMSRIQVLDKMGNLKIDRQLPTQTGNASLDVSGLSNDIYILKVFDGKKWWSRHISVQR; from the coding sequence ATGAAAAAATTTATAACCCTATTTCTGTTAATCGCATTTATTTCCCTTCAATCCAGGTCACAAACAATTGACTACCAAACCTGGTCAAGCACAGATTGTAATGTCTTTGCGAGTTCTAAGTCGGTGGGAGGGTATTCTCATCTGACAAATATTGGTCAACCTCGATATGTTGGAGGCATTGATAAAGCAATAGCACTGGAATGCTATACCCAATCCGGCCAAACCAAAGGAACTCAATATCAGGTTGACTATCCGTTTAAACGCGGGTTCCGGTACACCTTTACGGTAAAAGCCAGTAATGTCGCAGGGGCCAATTCTGTTCCCGGCTACCTGCGTCTGCAACTGAACAATATTGGTAGCGGGAATAACACCAGTTGCAATGGTTCTCAGCTGATTGATGCTCCCATGATCAACAATACGTCCAAATCCCTTATAGTAGGTAGTGATTTCTGGAGTGACTATGTATTTGATTTACCGGAACAGGATAATTCATTCCCGTATTTCCAGGTAGCAGCAATACCAACACCCAACTCCGGTTACCAGACCATTTTGGTACGGAGCATCACTATAACTGAGGTCGCGGTAAATCCTGATCTTGTACTCTCTCCCACCAGCGTTACTACCATATGTGGTGCCAGCAGCACCCATACATTTACACTGAGCAATCCCTACAACGTTACCGGTATCACCTCCTATCAGTGGAATCTTGGCAGTGCCAGCAACGGATGGTTATATAACGGCGCTCCCGCTCCCCAGCTGATATCCACTACCACCAATTCTATCACGCTCACGGCTGATGGCTGTAGAACAGCTACCCTCTCCGACGTGGAAGTAAGACCTATGAAAGGCAGCACCCCTTACCCCCGGCCTTTCAAGGCTACAGCCACCACCAAACAACCTACTAATCTTTCTATTGCCGGACCAGACAATATATGCCTCGGCTCCGGCTCTTACTATATCGCTAATTTGCCCTGCAATGCAGTAGTCACCTGGAGCATTCCTTACGGTTCCCCTGCCACGCTGGGTTGTACATCTTGTCCGCAAACAACATTGCAGTCTCTGACCTATGGCACATTTACTCTCCAGGCATCTGTACAACTGCCCTGCAATCCCACTCCGATCATCCTCCAGCCGAAAACAGTGGTTTCTGGGCTTCCTACCCCGTTCGAAAACATCGAGTACAACCCCAACGACGGTGTATGGACAGAACCTTTCATGCAGCTGCTAGGCAGCTCTCTCCGGATAAAATTGCCGAAGCTGGGTGATTTCAGTAGTTATTCGTGGGTAATACGCGGAAATTCTGACCCAAGTTTCTCATTCGATGATGAATCAGGTTATTTCTTCAGGGCAACATTCAACTCCCCCCAGACAACTAATCCGACAGGAACAGTACTCTTCACCACTACGCATCCAGTATGCGGAACCTATACGCTGAAACTCACTTTCTACAAAACCCCGGGAGCAAGCAAAATGCTGCAAGTAGAAGCATCACCGGTTCCCGCGGCCAATACACTGAGTGTATCGCTTATCGAACAACAACCAGCACAGGCCATCACACTGCGTAAAAACACTACAACAAACATGTCCCGCATACAGGTGCTGGATAAAATGGGTAACCTGAAAATAGACCGGCAGCTGCCCACTCAAACGGGTAACGCTTCATTAGACGTCTCAGGGCTGTCAAATGACATCTATATCCTGAAAGTCTTCGACGGAAAGAAATGGTGGTCCAGACACATCAGTGTTCAACGTTAG
- a CDS encoding alkaline phosphatase family protein, with product MKKLILFVGTLLLSTTYSIAQQAKYVILISIDGFRPDFYLDRSWPAPNMQHLKEKGVHATGVKGIFPTITYPSHTTLITGVTPAKHGICYNTPFEPEGASGRWYSETKHIKAETLWDAVGKAGLVSASVSWPVSVGAPVNYNIPETFSLSNPADRRAPTSEQSTPKGLFEEVQRYATGELQSTDLNLRYLGMNETLSRMAAYLIRRYKPNLLTVHLPCTDEVQHREGREGNAVATAVASADHGIGTILEAIEKAGISDSTAVIITGDHGFVDIHTSLAPNVWLAQKGLAGSKENPGSWKALFHSGGGSTFLKLKDKNDQKTLQQVKTILNELPDGIRKQFRIIEQPALAQTGADPDAMLALTAVQGIAFSAAKDGEAVKKANGGAHGYFPDFREIQTGFVAYGAGLAENVTVPVIELTDVAPLIAKLLGISLKQADGIVYPGMLKKNN from the coding sequence ATGAAAAAACTCATATTATTCGTAGGTACGTTACTGTTATCCACAACATACTCCATCGCCCAACAGGCGAAATATGTGATACTGATCAGCATCGACGGCTTCCGGCCGGACTTCTACCTGGACCGCTCCTGGCCTGCTCCCAATATGCAACACCTGAAAGAAAAAGGCGTACATGCTACTGGTGTGAAAGGTATTTTTCCTACCATCACCTATCCATCACATACAACGCTCATCACAGGTGTAACACCCGCCAAACACGGCATCTGCTATAACACACCTTTCGAACCTGAAGGTGCCAGCGGCCGCTGGTATTCCGAAACCAAACATATCAAAGCAGAAACCTTATGGGATGCAGTAGGAAAGGCAGGCCTGGTATCTGCCTCGGTTTCCTGGCCGGTATCTGTAGGTGCACCGGTGAACTATAATATCCCGGAGACCTTCTCACTGAGCAATCCAGCTGACCGCAGAGCGCCTACCAGCGAACAGTCCACTCCTAAAGGACTGTTTGAGGAAGTACAACGCTACGCCACCGGTGAACTGCAATCCACCGACCTTAACCTCCGTTATCTCGGGATGAATGAAACGCTGAGCCGTATGGCTGCGTATCTGATACGTCGCTACAAGCCTAACCTGCTCACCGTACACCTGCCCTGCACCGATGAGGTACAACACCGCGAAGGCCGGGAAGGTAATGCTGTCGCCACTGCCGTAGCATCAGCAGACCACGGCATCGGCACTATCCTCGAAGCCATCGAAAAAGCCGGTATCAGCGACAGCACCGCCGTTATCATCACCGGCGATCACGGCTTCGTTGATATCCATACCTCTCTCGCACCCAACGTATGGCTGGCACAAAAAGGACTGGCAGGCAGCAAGGAAAACCCAGGCAGCTGGAAAGCCCTGTTCCATAGCGGTGGAGGATCCACTTTCCTGAAACTGAAAGATAAAAACGATCAGAAAACACTGCAGCAAGTGAAAACCATACTGAATGAACTGCCAGACGGTATCCGCAAACAGTTCCGTATCATTGAGCAACCAGCCCTGGCCCAAACCGGTGCCGATCCCGATGCCATGCTCGCACTCACTGCTGTACAAGGTATCGCCTTCTCCGCCGCCAAAGATGGAGAAGCAGTTAAAAAAGCTAACGGTGGCGCACATGGCTATTTCCCCGATTTCAGGGAAATACAGACTGGCTTTGTAGCCTATGGTGCAGGCTTAGCTGAAAATGTAACAGTGCCCGTGATAGAACTAACAGACGTAGCGCCGCTGATAGCGAAGCTATTAGGCATATCACTCAAACAAGCAGATGGGATAGTGTATCCCGGAATGCTGAAGAAAAATAACTAA
- a CDS encoding SusD/RagB family nutrient-binding outer membrane lipoprotein gives MKRNILIIAMMAAVSAGIFSGCKKSQFDDRYYDPEKTTLANIDGLYSGLFKNRRVIPNYWNLYTFIAPQTSKYAQSLGFANTNRMYEQTVNYTQDRWNDFYTAPGSNFSGPIASFREMERLYNALKTDAEKQGYLLFMETARIFVYDQATQMVDLWGDIPFTDAGKLNATGGELILAKYDKGKDVYDLALTDLKRISDYLATVQPDQFYQNKLIKQDFILKGNLVAWRKYCNSLLLRLAMRISYQDEAKAQGIVQTLLSNPTKYPLIETVSENVQIAAKGPDLLSTDMRDGLGGNLAPGYMLDSLMKPSGDPRLRVFFAKNKSGGYFGVPLSWDGGRQSDSISSGFISRIDSVTFINNVNFPGIILTAAEVSFSKAEAYERWGGGDAKAAYENGIKQSISYYFNINGLSAWGTPAQAATAAEISALLTSPQVAYGTVGKDDNLNKIGLQKWVDYGVMLSPQAWAEMRRSGYPRLFFPKDVGTTTMPTPPLRLLYPDKERTLNADNFKAVAAQDGAYNKIFWQVR, from the coding sequence ATGAAAAGGAATATTCTGATAATAGCAATGATGGCCGCGGTGTCTGCGGGCATTTTCTCAGGGTGTAAGAAATCGCAGTTTGATGATCGGTATTATGATCCGGAAAAAACAACTTTAGCTAATATTGACGGGCTATACAGTGGTTTGTTCAAAAACAGACGTGTTATTCCTAACTACTGGAACCTGTATACGTTTATTGCTCCTCAAACGAGCAAGTATGCACAATCACTGGGTTTCGCAAATACCAACCGCATGTATGAGCAAACAGTGAACTATACCCAGGACCGCTGGAATGATTTCTATACTGCGCCGGGCTCAAACTTCTCTGGTCCTATAGCGAGTTTCCGCGAGATGGAACGCTTGTATAATGCGCTTAAAACAGATGCAGAAAAACAAGGTTATTTACTGTTCATGGAAACCGCGCGTATTTTTGTTTATGACCAGGCTACGCAGATGGTGGATTTATGGGGAGATATTCCTTTTACCGACGCTGGTAAACTGAATGCTACCGGTGGAGAGTTGATACTGGCGAAATACGATAAAGGTAAAGATGTATATGATTTAGCATTAACTGATCTGAAACGGATCAGTGATTACCTCGCTACTGTACAACCAGACCAGTTTTATCAGAATAAATTAATCAAACAGGACTTTATATTGAAAGGTAATCTGGTAGCGTGGCGTAAATACTGTAACTCACTGCTGTTACGTCTGGCGATGCGTATTTCCTACCAGGACGAGGCCAAAGCGCAAGGTATTGTGCAAACATTGCTGAGCAATCCAACAAAATATCCGCTGATAGAAACTGTTTCTGAAAACGTACAGATAGCTGCAAAAGGTCCGGACCTTTTGTCTACAGATATGCGTGACGGATTGGGTGGTAATCTGGCACCTGGTTATATGCTGGATTCGCTGATGAAACCTTCCGGTGATCCGCGTTTAAGGGTATTCTTCGCTAAAAACAAGAGTGGTGGTTACTTTGGTGTGCCATTGTCCTGGGATGGTGGTCGTCAGTCAGATTCCATTTCTTCTGGTTTTATTTCCCGTATAGATTCTGTAACATTCATCAACAACGTAAACTTCCCGGGTATTATATTAACTGCTGCAGAAGTAAGTTTTTCCAAAGCAGAAGCCTATGAAAGATGGGGTGGTGGCGATGCTAAGGCTGCTTACGAAAACGGTATCAAACAGTCTATCTCCTATTATTTCAATATCAATGGACTGAGCGCCTGGGGAACTCCTGCCCAGGCCGCTACAGCAGCAGAAATCAGTGCATTGCTGACTAGTCCGCAGGTAGCTTATGGTACAGTAGGAAAAGATGATAACCTGAATAAAATAGGATTACAGAAATGGGTGGATTATGGTGTGATGTTATCTCCCCAGGCCTGGGCAGAGATGAGAAGGAGCGGTTATCCCAGACTGTTTTTCCCGAAAGATGTGGGTACCACTACTATGCCTACGCCTCCGCTGAGATTACTCTATCCTGATAAAGAACGCACCTTGAATGCAGACAACTTTAAAGCCGTGGCTGCACAAGATGGAGCGTATAATAAAATCTTTTGGCAGGTAAGGTAA
- a CDS encoding TonB-dependent receptor, whose translation MKKILLLLSIFSLLASALQAQRIQGTVSDEKGATLSGATVSLLRAKDSSLIKLSLSEQGSYAFSEAPQDTLLITISYVGFDVVYSLPFYFSGKTITLPTFHLHKVSSNLKGIGVTARKPMVEVRPDKTVLNVESTINSIGGNALDLLRKSPGVVVDKDDHLTLNGKNGVQVYIDGRPSPLNEQDLSNYLQSLSSSQIEAIEIISNPSVQYDAAGTAGIINIRLKKNKSQGLNGSISAGVSISRNKRIDDGFSLNYRNKRLNAFGSYTGAFGNTGMDFNLYRIVKDTAFDQKSEMLFKNRSHNVKAGLDYTLDTKNSVGLTVNGSFATPTLENHNYTPIMYYPTGSRARILDATNNNSMKNNNVNVNLNYTYKDSTGQLLTINGDYGNYSLSSDQWQPNTFLQPDGKTITGSKNYFIESPTHIDIYSIKADYEHGLAKGRLGIGGKFGYVKTDNTFNQYNEAGGRTVLDNAASNFFSYTENVNALYARYSREFKGFSVQGGVRAEHSTVKGELTGGKKAEDDQTTDQSFHKSYLDFFPNLSFTLAPKTNNQFVLAYSRRIDRPVYKDLNPFEYRLNEYTFHKGSTQVRPQYSNTISLTYTYKFQLNTTLSYSHVKDVFGQVVDTADGTKGYLSNRNLAAQDITSISLSFPFQYKSYSLFANVNGYYSKYNASYGAGRELNLDVYGANIFLQNSIRFGKGWTGELSAFYNTPSIWQGSMKAAAIWSADAGLQKQLLQGNASIKVAVSDLFNTLKWSASSDFAGQKIWAAGKQETRQLKVSFTYRFGNSQVKAAKQIESGTEEEHKRVKSNGLGN comes from the coding sequence ATGAAAAAAATTTTACTTCTTCTTTCGATATTCTCTCTTCTTGCATCTGCATTACAGGCCCAGCGTATTCAAGGCACAGTAAGCGATGAAAAGGGAGCGACTCTCAGTGGCGCCACGGTTTCCCTGCTCAGGGCAAAGGATAGTTCACTAATTAAGCTCAGTCTCTCAGAGCAAGGTAGTTATGCTTTTTCAGAAGCGCCGCAGGATACACTGCTTATAACTATCAGCTATGTGGGTTTTGATGTCGTTTATTCGTTACCGTTCTATTTTTCGGGAAAGACAATAACCCTTCCCACTTTCCATCTGCATAAAGTCAGCAGTAATCTAAAGGGCATCGGCGTAACGGCGCGCAAACCTATGGTAGAAGTCAGGCCGGACAAAACCGTATTGAATGTCGAAAGTACCATCAATTCAATAGGAGGCAATGCGTTGGATTTGCTGCGCAAATCGCCGGGAGTTGTGGTAGATAAAGATGATCACCTGACGCTCAATGGCAAGAATGGTGTACAGGTATACATTGACGGCAGGCCATCGCCACTTAATGAACAGGACTTGAGCAATTATCTCCAATCCCTTTCTTCGTCTCAGATTGAAGCTATTGAAATCATCAGCAATCCCTCAGTACAGTATGATGCCGCCGGTACAGCAGGTATCATCAATATCAGGCTGAAGAAGAATAAATCGCAGGGCTTAAACGGTAGTATCTCAGCAGGTGTCAGCATCAGTCGTAATAAAAGGATAGATGATGGTTTTTCGCTCAACTACCGTAACAAAAGACTTAATGCCTTTGGTTCGTATACCGGTGCTTTCGGCAATACAGGCATGGATTTCAACCTTTATCGTATTGTAAAGGATACCGCCTTTGATCAAAAGAGTGAGATGCTCTTTAAGAACCGAAGCCATAATGTCAAAGCTGGTCTTGATTACACGCTTGATACCAAAAATTCAGTCGGATTAACGGTGAATGGGAGCTTTGCTACACCCACACTGGAAAACCACAATTATACACCCATTATGTATTACCCAACAGGCAGCAGGGCTCGCATACTGGATGCTACCAACAACAACAGCATGAAAAATAATAACGTAAACGTAAACCTGAATTACACCTATAAAGATAGTACCGGCCAGCTCCTGACAATAAATGGTGACTATGGTAATTATTCACTGAGTTCTGACCAGTGGCAACCCAACACCTTCCTGCAACCCGATGGCAAAACAATAACAGGCAGTAAAAACTACTTTATTGAAAGTCCCACTCATATTGACATTTATTCAATAAAAGCTGATTATGAACACGGACTAGCTAAAGGACGTTTAGGTATTGGCGGCAAGTTTGGTTATGTTAAAACCGATAACACTTTTAATCAGTATAATGAAGCCGGTGGTAGAACAGTGCTGGATAATGCTGCCAGTAATTTTTTCAGCTATACCGAAAATGTGAATGCATTGTATGCCCGGTATTCCCGTGAGTTCAAAGGCTTTTCGGTACAGGGAGGCGTACGGGCTGAGCACTCAACAGTAAAAGGTGAATTGACAGGAGGGAAAAAAGCGGAAGATGATCAGACGACAGATCAGTCATTCCATAAAAGCTATCTCGATTTTTTCCCGAACCTTTCATTCACGCTTGCACCTAAAACCAACAACCAGTTTGTACTGGCATACAGTCGCCGGATTGACCGTCCGGTTTACAAAGACCTGAACCCTTTTGAATATCGGTTGAATGAATATACTTTTCACAAAGGGAGTACACAAGTTCGCCCACAATATAGTAATACTATCAGCCTCACCTATACGTACAAGTTTCAGTTAAACACAACGCTTAGCTACAGCCATGTGAAAGATGTATTTGGACAGGTGGTGGATACCGCCGATGGTACGAAGGGATATCTCTCCAATCGTAATCTGGCTGCACAGGATATCACCAGTATCTCTTTGAGCTTTCCCTTTCAATATAAGAGCTATAGCCTTTTCGCCAATGTGAATGGATATTATTCAAAATACAACGCTTCCTATGGCGCCGGCCGGGAGCTGAACCTGGATGTATATGGAGCGAATATATTCCTGCAAAACAGTATCCGTTTTGGGAAAGGGTGGACCGGAGAATTGAGTGCCTTTTACAATACTCCTTCTATCTGGCAGGGTAGCATGAAGGCGGCGGCTATCTGGAGTGCTGATGCCGGCCTGCAAAAACAACTATTGCAGGGTAATGCTTCTATCAAAGTAGCTGTGAGCGACTTGTTCAATACCCTGAAATGGAGCGCCAGCTCGGATTTTGCCGGACAGAAAATCTGGGCAGCCGGTAAACAGGAAACCAGGCAATTGAAAGTGTCCTTTACCTATCGCTTTGGAAACAGTCAGGTAAAAGCGGCAAAACAAATCGAAAGCGGGACGGAAGAAGAACATAAACGCGTGAAGAGCAATGGATTGGGCAATTAG